From the genome of Streptomyces sp. NBC_01116, one region includes:
- a CDS encoding NAD(P)-dependent alcohol dehydrogenase, with protein MKAVQYRAVGAAPEVVTVPDPEPGPGQVLLKVTAAGVCHSDIAVMSWPADQIPFPLPLTLGHEGVGTVAALGDGVEGFGVGDSVAVYGPWGCGTCVNCAEGKENYCLRAKELGIMPPGLGAPGAMAEYMIVDDPRHLVPIGDLDPVKTVPLTDAGLTPYHAIVRSLAKLVPGSTAVVIGTGGLGHVAIQLLRAMTAARVIALDVTEDKLALARTVGAHEAVLSDEKAAARVVELTGGLGAHVVLDFVGAPPTVATAGAVARVDGDVTIVGIGGGALPVGFGTLPYGANVCAPYWGSRKELAEVLDLAHAGAVDVHVETYSLDEAPLAYERLHDGRINGRAVILPGG; from the coding sequence ATGAAAGCCGTTCAGTACCGAGCCGTCGGCGCCGCCCCCGAGGTGGTCACCGTCCCGGACCCCGAGCCCGGCCCCGGCCAGGTCCTGCTGAAGGTCACCGCCGCCGGCGTCTGCCACTCCGACATCGCCGTGATGAGCTGGCCCGCCGACCAGATCCCCTTCCCGCTGCCCCTCACCCTGGGGCACGAGGGCGTCGGCACGGTCGCCGCCCTCGGTGACGGCGTCGAGGGCTTCGGCGTCGGCGACTCCGTCGCGGTGTACGGGCCCTGGGGCTGCGGCACCTGTGTGAACTGCGCCGAGGGCAAGGAGAACTACTGCCTGCGCGCCAAGGAGCTCGGCATCATGCCGCCCGGACTCGGCGCACCCGGCGCGATGGCCGAGTACATGATCGTCGACGATCCCCGCCACCTGGTCCCGATCGGCGACCTCGACCCGGTGAAGACGGTGCCCCTCACCGACGCCGGGCTGACCCCGTACCACGCGATCGTGCGCTCCCTGGCGAAGCTCGTTCCCGGCTCCACCGCCGTCGTCATCGGCACCGGCGGCCTCGGCCACGTCGCGATCCAGCTGCTGCGCGCCATGACGGCCGCCCGGGTGATCGCCCTCGACGTCACCGAGGACAAGCTCGCCCTGGCCAGGACCGTCGGCGCCCACGAAGCCGTCCTCTCCGACGAGAAGGCGGCCGCCCGCGTCGTGGAACTGACCGGCGGACTCGGCGCCCATGTGGTCCTCGACTTCGTCGGGGCGCCGCCCACCGTGGCGACCGCCGGAGCCGTCGCCCGCGTCGACGGCGACGTCACCATCGTCGGCATCGGCGGCGGCGCGCTCCCGGTCGGCTTCGGGACGCTTCCGTACGGCGCCAACGTCTGCGCGCCCTACTGGGGCTCACGCAAGGAGCTCGCCGAGGTCCTCGACCTGGCCCACGCCGGAGCCGTGGACGTCCACGTGGAGACGTACTCCCTGGACGAAGCCCCGCTCGCCTACGAGCGCCTCCACGACGGCCGGATCAACGGCCGGGCGGTCATCCTCCCCGGCGGCTGA
- a CDS encoding TetR family transcriptional regulator, with protein sequence MTPERKIPERRGRKARRTRDTLAQAAFELVLDRGLRNVTVEEIAEAADVDRRTFSRYFTSKEAAALDSLRGDGDRINAALRARPATEPPLLAYRRAVLDWLADPAAEPWHRRPRIFDLLVVAEEEPTLYAVFHHIRVDAQEDSVAIVADRLGVDPRQDIRPAVTVAAGAGALLAAQAAWVRGGRPDALPALVAEAFDALAADLLGEPRPAPDQRHVSSGVTGTNSTNSTNSTTEEAEETEATS encoded by the coding sequence ATGACTCCGGAACGGAAGATCCCGGAACGGCGCGGCCGCAAGGCGCGCCGCACCCGCGACACCCTGGCGCAGGCCGCGTTCGAGCTGGTGCTCGACCGAGGGCTGCGGAACGTGACGGTCGAGGAGATCGCGGAAGCCGCGGACGTCGACCGCCGTACGTTCAGCCGGTACTTCACGAGCAAGGAAGCCGCCGCCCTCGACTCCCTGCGGGGCGACGGCGACCGCATCAACGCGGCCCTGCGCGCCCGCCCGGCCACGGAACCCCCGCTCCTCGCCTACCGGCGTGCCGTCCTCGACTGGCTCGCCGATCCCGCGGCGGAGCCCTGGCACCGCCGCCCCCGGATCTTCGACCTGCTGGTCGTCGCCGAGGAGGAGCCGACCCTCTACGCCGTCTTCCATCACATCCGGGTGGACGCCCAGGAGGACTCGGTCGCCATCGTCGCGGACCGGCTCGGCGTCGATCCGCGGCAGGACATCCGACCCGCCGTGACCGTCGCCGCGGGAGCGGGCGCGCTGCTCGCCGCCCAGGCCGCCTGGGTGCGCGGGGGCCGGCCGGACGCCCTGCCCGCACTGGTCGCCGAGGCGTTCGACGCGCTCGCCGCCGACCTGCTCGGAGAGCCGCGTCCCGCTCCGGACCAGCGCCACGTCTCCAGCGGCGTTACTGGCACCAACAGCACCAACAGCACCAACAGCACCACAGAAGAAGCAGAAGAAACCGAGGCAACCTCATGA
- a CDS encoding RNA polymerase sigma factor SigF gives MTAHTAQTAQTAGTEQAGATGELPWIEDAGKVAPMDARRLSRLFFDRLQVLEEGTHEYQYARNTLIEMNLSLVRFAANRFRNRGSGDMEDIVQVGTIGLIKAIDRFDLSREVEFTSFAVPYIVGEIKRFFRDTSWAVHVPRRLQELRVDLAKAKESLAADLDRDPTVQELAEVLGIEESEVTEGIVASNGYTAGSLDMPTDTAESGPRQTAGRTFADVLGEPDPAMETVENLHALAPLLGELDERERRIIDMRFGQEMTQAQIGAELGISQMHVSRLLSRMLGKLRSGMLVQE, from the coding sequence ATGACCGCGCACACCGCACAGACCGCACAGACGGCCGGTACGGAGCAGGCGGGCGCCACCGGGGAACTTCCGTGGATCGAGGATGCCGGAAAGGTCGCCCCGATGGACGCGCGCCGCCTCTCGCGCCTCTTCTTCGACCGTCTCCAGGTCCTGGAGGAGGGCACGCACGAGTATCAGTACGCGCGCAACACCCTCATCGAGATGAACCTGTCCCTCGTCCGCTTCGCCGCCAACCGCTTCCGCAACCGGGGCAGCGGCGACATGGAGGACATCGTCCAGGTCGGCACCATCGGGCTGATCAAGGCGATCGACCGCTTCGACCTCTCGCGGGAGGTCGAGTTCACCTCGTTCGCGGTGCCGTACATCGTCGGGGAGATCAAGCGGTTCTTCCGTGACACGAGCTGGGCGGTGCATGTGCCGCGGCGCCTCCAGGAGCTGCGGGTCGACCTCGCCAAGGCGAAGGAGTCCCTGGCGGCCGACCTCGACCGGGACCCCACGGTGCAGGAGCTGGCCGAGGTCCTGGGCATCGAGGAGTCCGAGGTCACGGAGGGCATCGTCGCCTCCAACGGCTACACGGCGGGCTCCCTGGACATGCCGACCGACACCGCGGAGTCCGGGCCGCGCCAGACCGCCGGGCGGACCTTCGCCGATGTGCTGGGCGAGCCGGACCCCGCCATGGAGACCGTGGAGAATCTCCACGCCCTCGCGCCCCTGCTCGGTGAGCTGGACGAGCGGGAGCGTCGGATCATCGACATGCGCTTCGGCCAGGAGATGACCCAGGCGCAGATCGGCGCGGAGCTCGGGATATCGCAGATGCACGTGTCCCGGCTGCTGAGCCGGATGCTGGGCAAGCTGCGGAGCGGGATGCTCGTCCAGGAGTGA
- a CDS encoding GNAT family N-acetyltransferase — protein sequence MTQNHTSSLTGAPSRLHPLDNPARASLTGPHAHFAESRGRVLRYPADVTPWIALPDVPDVQDWADVAGLAGPGGSVTLAAFQEPPPQDWEIVFRAEGVQLVDASVDTAPDPEAVLLGPRDVPEMLALVERTRPGPFLPRTVELGTYLGIRRGGALVAMAGERLHPPGWTEISGVCTDESVRGQGLASRLVLAVAHGIRERGETPFLHAAASNTGAVRLYESLGFRLRRRTEFLSALVPATLPAADGTRRPSLR from the coding sequence ATGACCCAGAACCACACCAGCTCCCTGACCGGTGCCCCTTCCCGGCTCCACCCGCTGGACAACCCCGCCAGGGCCTCGCTCACCGGTCCCCACGCCCACTTCGCCGAGAGCCGCGGGCGCGTCCTGCGCTATCCCGCCGACGTCACTCCCTGGATCGCGCTCCCCGACGTCCCGGACGTCCAGGACTGGGCCGACGTCGCGGGGCTCGCCGGACCGGGCGGCTCCGTCACCCTGGCCGCGTTCCAGGAGCCGCCGCCGCAGGACTGGGAGATCGTCTTCCGGGCCGAGGGCGTCCAGCTGGTCGACGCGTCGGTGGACACCGCGCCCGATCCGGAGGCGGTCCTTCTCGGCCCCCGGGACGTGCCGGAGATGCTGGCCCTGGTGGAGCGCACCCGCCCCGGCCCCTTCCTGCCGCGCACGGTCGAGCTGGGCACGTATCTGGGCATCCGTCGGGGCGGCGCGCTGGTGGCGATGGCGGGGGAGCGGTTGCACCCGCCCGGCTGGACCGAGATCAGCGGTGTCTGCACGGATGAGTCCGTACGGGGTCAGGGGCTGGCGAGCCGACTGGTCCTGGCGGTCGCGCACGGGATCCGGGAGCGCGGCGAGACGCCGTTCCTGCACGCGGCCGCCTCGAACACCGGGGCCGTCCGGCTCTACGAGTCCCTCGGCTTCCGGCTTCGCCGGCGTACGGAATTCCTCTCCGCCCTCGTCCCCGCCACGCTCCCGGCGGCGGACGGGACCCGAAGGCCCTCACTCCGCTGA
- a CDS encoding SDR family NAD(P)-dependent oxidoreductase, which produces MSTEHSSTPAAESKTEARTEFAGRTALVTGGASGIGLALARRLAAGGAAVVVADYDAESARKAAAELEGAGARAAAVAMDVTDPASVEAGVRFAVDTFGALHLAVNNAGIAGPSSPTGEYPVEDWNRVVATNLSGVFHSMRYELPAIVAAGGGAIVNMSSILGTNGFAGSPAYVAAKHGVVGLTKTAALEYAGKNVRINAVGPGFIDTPLLRNTDPAAREHLISLHPAGRLGTAEEVAELAAFLLSDKASFIHGSYHLVDGGYSAP; this is translated from the coding sequence ATGAGCACCGAGCACAGCTCCACCCCCGCAGCCGAGTCGAAGACCGAAGCCCGGACCGAGTTCGCCGGCCGCACCGCCCTCGTCACCGGCGGCGCCTCCGGCATCGGCCTCGCCCTGGCCCGGCGGCTCGCCGCAGGCGGCGCGGCGGTCGTCGTCGCCGACTACGACGCGGAGAGCGCGCGCAAGGCCGCGGCCGAGCTGGAGGGCGCCGGAGCCAGGGCCGCCGCCGTCGCGATGGACGTCACCGACCCCGCCTCCGTCGAAGCGGGCGTGCGGTTCGCGGTGGACACCTTCGGCGCCCTCCACCTGGCCGTCAACAACGCCGGCATCGCGGGCCCCAGCAGCCCCACCGGTGAGTACCCGGTCGAGGACTGGAACCGCGTCGTCGCCACCAACCTCAGCGGCGTCTTCCACTCGATGCGCTACGAACTGCCCGCCATCGTGGCGGCCGGCGGCGGCGCGATCGTCAACATGTCCTCCATCCTCGGCACCAACGGCTTCGCAGGGTCGCCCGCCTACGTCGCGGCCAAGCACGGCGTCGTCGGCCTCACCAAGACCGCCGCGCTCGAATACGCCGGGAAGAACGTCCGGATCAACGCGGTCGGCCCCGGCTTCATCGACACCCCGCTCCTGCGGAACACCGACCCGGCGGCCCGCGAGCACCTGATCTCCCTGCACCCGGCCGGACGGCTCGGCACCGCCGAGGAGGTCGCCGAACTGGCCGCCTTCCTGCTCTCCGACAAGGCCTCCTTCATCCACGGCAGCTACCACCTGGTGGACGGCGGCTACTCCGCCCCGTGA
- a CDS encoding PP2C family protein-serine/threonine phosphatase — protein MAQKRNGIRDRDGAAPGADGGIAAVSQSRIGNWALVGGLALLTVLVVILDISTGNDLRVVPLLVVVPALASVFCSLRQTIWIAVWITTVVVGFRAGADGTFWDFVFGIGFAVLACALGVAACAARIRHAIEMARLRSAAVTLQRQILRPLPVGTDHVVAHGLYEPIEEDRFVGGDIYEVVESPYGTRVIIGDVQGKGLAAIGAGFAAIAAFREAAIREPTLTGVVGALEDAVVRHNAFSAQTGEAERFVTALVLGFDEGGRVEAVNCGHLPPRLLHEGRSSAVTLHRTYVPLGLAGLSRETRTTESFDFPPGATLLVVTDGVTEARDAAGGFYPLDERIGAWTGQGPRELLDALHVDLEDFSGGVRRDDVAALALLRTTADVTRRPAVAGVAVLGDTASGAVLPGAPAHAPGAAADAGDSESEWRIAAV, from the coding sequence ATGGCGCAGAAGCGGAACGGGATACGGGACCGGGATGGTGCCGCCCCCGGTGCGGACGGTGGTATCGCGGCGGTGTCCCAGAGCCGGATCGGCAACTGGGCACTGGTCGGCGGCCTCGCGCTGCTGACCGTACTCGTCGTGATCCTCGATATCAGCACCGGCAACGACCTGCGGGTCGTGCCGCTGCTCGTGGTCGTCCCCGCACTGGCCTCCGTCTTCTGCAGCCTCCGCCAGACCATCTGGATCGCGGTGTGGATCACCACCGTCGTCGTCGGGTTCCGGGCCGGGGCGGACGGCACCTTCTGGGACTTCGTCTTCGGCATCGGATTCGCCGTACTGGCCTGTGCGCTCGGCGTCGCCGCCTGCGCGGCACGCATCCGGCACGCGATCGAGATGGCACGGCTGCGGTCCGCCGCCGTCACCCTCCAGCGCCAGATCCTGCGGCCGCTGCCGGTCGGTACCGACCACGTCGTCGCGCACGGGCTCTACGAGCCGATCGAGGAGGACCGCTTCGTCGGCGGAGACATCTACGAGGTCGTCGAGTCGCCGTACGGGACCCGGGTGATCATCGGGGATGTCCAGGGCAAGGGGCTCGCGGCCATCGGCGCCGGATTCGCGGCCATCGCCGCGTTCCGTGAGGCGGCCATCCGCGAACCCACGCTCACGGGAGTGGTGGGCGCGCTGGAGGACGCCGTCGTCCGGCACAACGCGTTCTCCGCCCAGACCGGTGAGGCCGAACGGTTCGTGACCGCGCTCGTCCTCGGGTTCGACGAGGGCGGCCGGGTGGAGGCCGTGAACTGCGGGCACCTGCCGCCGCGCCTGCTGCACGAAGGCCGGTCCTCGGCGGTCACGCTCCACCGGACGTACGTCCCCCTCGGCCTCGCCGGACTCAGCCGGGAGACCCGTACGACCGAGTCCTTCGACTTCCCGCCGGGCGCGACGCTCCTCGTCGTCACCGACGGGGTGACCGAGGCCCGCGACGCCGCCGGCGGCTTCTACCCGCTGGACGAGCGGATCGGGGCCTGGACCGGGCAAGGGCCGCGTGAACTGCTCGACGCGCTCCACGTCGACCTGGAGGACTTCTCCGGAGGCGTCCGGCGCGACGACGTCGCCGCGCTCGCGCTGCTGCGCACCACCGCCGACGTCACACGGCGGCCCGCGGTCGCAGGTGTCGCGGTCCTCGGCGACACCGCTTCCGGCGCTGTGCTTCCCGGCGCTCCCGCTCACGCTCCCGGCGCTGCCGCCGACGCGGGCGACAGCGAGAGCGAGTGGCGCATCGCCGCGGTCTGA
- a CDS encoding ABC-F family ATP-binding cassette domain-containing protein: MHPQRDRAQLAMKDVSKAYGDRSVLDQVTLTVRPGEKTAVIGENGSGKSTLLRLLAGAERPDTGELTVRFPGGAGYLAQTLDLDPTDTVQDAVDTALAELRDLEHRIREAEAGLSQRKPGDPGPTDAKLAAYGDLLTAYEDRDGYRADARTEAALHGLGLAHLTRDRALATLSGGEQSRLALACVMAAAPELLLLDEPTNHLDARAVGWLEEHLRAHRGTVVAITHDRAFLERVTSVILEVDRDLRTVTRYGDGWDGYRTAKAAARRRWAQEHEEYLADLARTEELVEAAGARLAATGGDPKQGFGKHRRSHEAKLSGQVRAARTRRDALRRSPVPPPPRPLAFTGRPAVVETGAGDGAGTADATGTGTGTTADGTGTGTANRARTLVELDAVSVGDRLRLPSLRVESGARLLVTGENGAGKTTLLRVLAGDLAPDAGTVTRRARIGYLPQELPARPTRRTLLATFAAGRPGFPDEYADELLALGLFRPEDLDVPVASLSVGQQRRLALARLVTRPADLLVLDEPTNHIALSLVEELEQALDEYPGAVVVVSHDRSFRARFTGDVLELRAGRPAGAAPLYASGEAVLPRT, encoded by the coding sequence ATGCACCCCCAGCGCGACCGCGCTCAACTGGCCATGAAGGACGTCTCCAAGGCGTACGGGGACCGCTCCGTACTCGACCAGGTGACCCTCACCGTCCGGCCCGGTGAGAAGACCGCCGTCATCGGCGAGAACGGCTCCGGAAAGTCCACCCTGCTCCGGCTCCTGGCCGGAGCGGAACGACCGGACACCGGTGAGCTCACCGTCCGCTTCCCCGGCGGCGCGGGCTATCTCGCCCAGACCCTCGACCTCGACCCGACCGACACCGTGCAGGACGCGGTCGACACGGCCCTCGCCGAACTGCGCGACCTCGAACACCGCATCCGCGAGGCGGAGGCCGGCCTCTCGCAGAGGAAGCCCGGCGACCCGGGGCCCACCGACGCGAAGCTCGCCGCGTACGGAGACCTCCTCACCGCCTACGAGGACCGCGACGGCTACCGGGCGGACGCCCGCACCGAAGCGGCCCTGCACGGCCTCGGCCTCGCCCACCTCACCCGCGATCGCGCCCTCGCCACGCTCTCCGGCGGCGAGCAGTCGCGGCTCGCCCTCGCCTGCGTCATGGCAGCCGCCCCCGAACTGCTCCTGCTCGACGAGCCGACCAACCACCTCGACGCCCGCGCCGTCGGCTGGCTGGAGGAGCACCTGCGCGCCCACCGGGGCACCGTCGTGGCGATCACCCACGACCGGGCGTTCCTGGAGCGTGTCACCTCGGTGATCCTGGAGGTCGACCGGGACCTGCGCACGGTCACCCGGTACGGCGACGGCTGGGACGGCTACCGCACCGCCAAGGCCGCCGCCCGCCGCCGCTGGGCCCAGGAGCACGAGGAGTACCTGGCGGACCTGGCCCGCACCGAGGAGCTCGTCGAAGCGGCCGGAGCGCGGCTCGCGGCCACCGGAGGAGACCCGAAACAGGGCTTCGGCAAGCACCGCCGCTCGCACGAGGCCAAGCTGTCCGGCCAGGTCAGGGCCGCCCGGACCCGGCGGGACGCCTTGCGCAGGTCGCCCGTGCCGCCCCCGCCCCGCCCGCTCGCCTTCACCGGCCGCCCGGCCGTCGTCGAGACCGGCGCGGGGGACGGGGCCGGTACGGCGGACGCGACCGGCACCGGTACCGGCACCACGGCGGACGGAACGGGCACCGGAACCGCGAACCGTGCGAGGACGCTCGTCGAACTGGACGCCGTCTCCGTCGGGGACCGCCTCCGTCTCCCCTCCCTGCGCGTGGAGTCGGGAGCCCGCCTCCTGGTGACCGGTGAGAACGGGGCCGGGAAGACCACCCTGCTGCGGGTCCTCGCGGGTGACCTGGCCCCCGACGCGGGCACGGTCACCCGCCGGGCCCGCATCGGCTACCTCCCGCAGGAACTGCCCGCACGCCCGACCCGGCGCACCCTGCTCGCCACCTTCGCGGCGGGCCGCCCCGGCTTCCCCGACGAGTACGCCGATGAACTCCTGGCCCTCGGCCTCTTCCGCCCCGAGGACCTCGACGTGCCCGTCGCGTCCCTCTCCGTCGGCCAGCAGCGCAGGCTGGCCCTGGCCCGGCTGGTGACCAGGCCGGCCGATCTGCTGGTCCTGGACGAGCCGACGAACCACATCGCGCTGAGCCTGGTGGAGGAGCTGGAACAGGCCCTCGACGAGTACCCGGGCGCGGTCGTCGTCGTCTCGCACGACCGCAGCTTCCGGGCCCGCTTCACCGGCGACGTACTGGAACTGCGGGCAGGCCGCCCGGCGGGCGCGGCGCCGCTCTACGCGTCGGGGGAGGCGGTGCTCCCGCGCACCTGA